From the Lolium rigidum isolate FL_2022 chromosome 2, APGP_CSIRO_Lrig_0.1, whole genome shotgun sequence genome, one window contains:
- the LOC124690615 gene encoding protein trichome birefringence-like 19: MKPSNQIARKAASASGLLLSLLIVVFTTSKYSLLSAERFISAATARSSRPASDDAACHVGRGEWVADSAGPYYTNATCALIDGRQDCMKYGKPGMESILGWRWQPHGCDLPRFDAAAFLRLVRGKSMAFVGDSVARNHMQSLMCLLAKVEYPMEIEPRGCVHCTRKYHYREHDFTVCVFWTPFLVRWNLTHGGQSFIDPHNVYLDEADPEWSGDVAGYDYAVLSGAKWFTRPTVLYEGGRILGCANMDGCEAAHNATDVAPDYAVRASFRTALRALAGFRGRVVVRTVAPPHYENGKWYNGGNCLRTRPVRSNETSLPETEAAFHAAQVEEFRTAASAASAARFVLMDVSEMMQMRADGHPGQYRHWPHEKVGFSIDCMHWCLPGPVDAWNELLLHLLLSG; encoded by the exons ATGAAGCCTAGCAACCAAATCGCGCGGAAGGCAGCTTCCGCCAGCGGGCTGCTCCTGAGCCTCCTAATCGTCGTCTTCACCACATCGAAGTACTCGCTGCTGAGCGCTGAGCGGTTCATATCCGCTGCCACGGCGAGATCATCCCGCCCGGCCAGCGACGACGCGGCGTGCCACGTGGGTCGGGGCGAGTGGGTGGCCGACTCGGCCGGGCCCTACTACACGAACGCGACGTGCGCGCTGATCGACGGGCGGCAGGACTGCATGAAGTACGGCAAGCCGGGGATGGAGTCCATCCTCGGGTGGCGGTGGCAGCCCCACGGCTGCGACCTCCCCCGCTTCGACGCTGCCGCCTTCCTCCGCCTCGTCCGGGGAAAGTCCATGGCCTTCGTCGGGGACTCCGTCGCCCGTAACCACATGCAGTCCCTCATGTGCCTCCTCGCCAAG GTGGAGTACCCGATGGAGATCGAGCCGAGAGGCTGCGTCCACTGCACGCGCAAGTACCACTACCGGGAGCACGACTTCACGGTGTGCGTGTTCTGGACGCCGTTCCTGGTGCGGTGGAACCTGACGCACGGCGGGCAGtcgttcattgacccgcacaacGTGTACCTCGACGAGGCGGACCCTGAGTGGAGCGGCGATGTCGCTGGCTACGACTACGCCGTTCTCAGCGGCGCCAAGTGGTTCACGCGCCCCACCGTGCTCTACGAGGGCGGCCGCATCCTCGGCTGCGCCAACATGGACGGCTGCGAGGCGGCGCACAACGCCACCGACGTGGCCCCGGACTACGCGGTGCGCGCGTCGTTCCGGACCGCACTCCGTGCGCTGGCCGGGTTCCGCGGCAGGGTGGTGGTCcggacggtggcgccgccgcactACGAGAACGGCAAGTGGTACAACGGCGGGAACTGCCTGAGGACGCGGCCAGTGCGGAGCAACGAGACGAGCCTGCCGGAGACCGAGGCCGCGTTCCACGCCGCGCAGGTGGAGGAATTCCGGACCGCGGCGTCAGCAGCGTCGGCGGCGAGGTTTGTGCTGATGGACGTGAGCGAGATGATGCAGATGAGGGCCGACGGACACCCCGGCCAGTACAGGCACTGGCCGCACGAGAAGGTCGGCTTCAGCATCGACTGCATGCACTGGTGCTTGCCTGGGCCCGTAGACGCATGGAACGAGCTTCTGCTCCATTTGCTTCTGAGTGGTTAA